One Candidatus Saccharibacteria bacterium RAAC3_TM7_1 genomic region harbors:
- a CDS encoding Oxidoreductase (RAAC3_TM7_1_916): MNITIIGNGNMAKGIATRLVSGGHKVTIHAHDEAKGNELVAHLKTVNPSADVSVATVGSSVDDIAILATPYTETETIAKQYDGFAGKTVIDITNPVDFNTFQLIPEPGQSGAEEIAKLLPQATVVKAFNTTLAGALEAGKIDGKELDVFIAGDDETAKKQVSELIKNSGMRPIDVGPLANARHLEGFGLIQMAVQDQIGTNWMSSLKFLG; the protein is encoded by the coding sequence ATGAATATAACGATTATTGGAAATGGCAACATGGCGAAAGGTATCGCTACTCGCCTCGTCAGTGGCGGACACAAGGTTACGATTCACGCCCACGACGAGGCCAAAGGTAATGAACTAGTCGCCCACCTAAAGACGGTCAACCCGTCAGCCGACGTTAGCGTCGCCACAGTCGGCAGCAGCGTCGATGATATCGCCATCCTTGCTACCCCCTATACCGAGACCGAGACTATCGCCAAGCAGTACGACGGATTTGCGGGCAAGACCGTCATTGATATTACTAATCCGGTTGATTTCAATACGTTCCAGCTCATCCCAGAGCCTGGCCAGTCCGGCGCCGAGGAGATTGCTAAACTACTTCCCCAAGCTACGGTGGTCAAAGCTTTCAATACTACCCTGGCCGGAGCGCTTGAGGCTGGTAAAATTGATGGCAAAGAGCTCGATGTATTTATCGCTGGTGACGACGAAACTGCTAAAAAGCAAGTTAGCGAACTGATCAAAAACAGTGGCATGCGCCCTATTGACGTTGGCCCGCTGGCTAATGCTCGACACCTGGAAGGCTTCGGCTTAATCCAAATGGCAGTGCAGGATCAAATCGGCACCAACTGGATGAGCTCGCTTAAGTTTCTTGGGTAA